Proteins encoded by one window of Desulfobotulus pelophilus:
- a CDS encoding sigma 54-interacting transcriptional regulator, whose protein sequence is MLSNNNSMTVASRIHPDDRLIFENTTDAIIVLQDGFLRYVNAIGVRIMGYTHDELVDHHFREFVHPEDLPMVELRYAQRMDYEPVPDVYPFRLITKSGEANWFEIHAIEINWKGQRASLTFFHNIQRRMMAEKALSQSEAKTRALLNAVPDMMLHLAPDGFCLNYKPFEDQRCANRICTLEGKNIQDLFPEMIIGACMQAIQRALSTREMQIFEFPFDARGGRMYYEARIVVFVEDEILVIVRDISDRKRIEENLRQRESDLRKENLRLRSSIRDRYGFHNIIGKSPVMQAVYDSILKAAASSAHVIIYGESGTGKELVARAIHDLSDRSKHPFIPVNCGAIPAGLMESEFFGHKKGAFTGAVADRKGYLDLVCGGSLFMDEIGEVDIN, encoded by the coding sequence GTGCTATCGAACAATAACAGCATGACCGTTGCAAGCCGTATCCATCCGGATGACAGGCTGATTTTTGAAAATACCACCGATGCCATTATTGTGCTTCAGGATGGATTTCTGCGCTATGTAAATGCCATTGGCGTTCGAATCATGGGCTACACCCATGATGAGCTGGTGGATCATCATTTCCGGGAATTTGTTCATCCGGAAGATCTCCCGATGGTAGAGCTGCGCTATGCCCAGCGTATGGACTATGAACCGGTTCCGGATGTGTATCCTTTCCGGCTGATAACCAAATCAGGTGAAGCCAACTGGTTTGAAATTCATGCCATAGAAATCAACTGGAAAGGCCAGAGAGCCAGCCTTACATTTTTTCATAACATCCAGCGCCGGATGATGGCGGAAAAGGCACTCAGCCAGAGCGAGGCTAAAACGCGGGCCCTTCTGAATGCTGTTCCGGATATGATGCTGCATCTGGCACCAGACGGGTTTTGCCTCAACTACAAGCCCTTTGAAGATCAGAGGTGTGCCAACAGAATCTGTACTCTGGAAGGGAAAAATATTCAGGATCTTTTCCCTGAAATGATTATCGGAGCCTGCATGCAGGCCATACAGCGGGCTTTGTCTACCCGGGAAATGCAGATATTTGAGTTCCCCTTTGATGCACGGGGAGGGCGCATGTATTATGAGGCCCGCATTGTTGTTTTTGTGGAAGACGAAATTCTTGTCATTGTTCGGGACATCTCAGACAGAAAACGGATAGAAGAGAACCTGCGTCAGCGGGAATCCGATCTCCGCAAGGAAAACCTGAGGCTTCGCTCCAGCATCCGGGATCGCTATGGTTTTCATAACATTATCGGTAAAAGTCCTGTTATGCAGGCTGTTTATGACAGTATCCTTAAAGCAGCAGCTTCCAGCGCCCATGTGATTATCTATGGAGAATCCGGAACGGGAAAAGAACTGGTTGCCAGAGCGATTCATGATCTCAGCGACCGGAGTAAGCACCCATTTATTCCCGTAAACTGTGGTGCCATTCCCGCCGGTCTTATGGAAAGTGAGTTTTTTGGGCATAAAAAAGGTGCTTTCACCGGTGCCGTAGCCGATAGAAAGGGCTACCTTGATCTTGTCTGCGGCGGCAGCCTTTTTATGGATGAAATTGGTGAAGTCGATATCAAT
- a CDS encoding bacteriohemerythrin: MEQMIWDDSLNVRVQNIDEQKRKIVEHINKIYVKHMEKAEPRVLFDLINELGEGLRIHFALEEKIMQQQGYPELVDHRKLHKLFIRKTLNIRRALADSPENVKAESLAYLGEWFLNHIRTDDQRFAPYARIRMFIDTHKRNKRMR, from the coding sequence ATGGAACAGATGATCTGGGATGACAGTCTGAACGTACGTGTTCAGAATATTGATGAGCAAAAAAGAAAAATTGTGGAACATATCAATAAAATTTACGTAAAGCATATGGAAAAAGCGGAGCCCAGAGTTCTTTTTGATCTCATCAATGAGCTGGGAGAAGGGCTTCGCATCCATTTTGCACTAGAAGAAAAGATTATGCAGCAGCAGGGCTATCCTGAACTGGTGGATCACCGGAAACTGCATAAGCTGTTTATCAGAAAAACCCTGAATATACGCAGGGCCTTGGCAGATTCGCCTGAAAATGTCAAAGCAGAAAGCCTGGCCTATCTTGGAGAGTGGTTTTTGAATCATATCCGAACGGATGATCAGCGTTTTGCTCCTTACGCAAGAATCCGCATGTTCATCGATACCCATAAAAGAAATAAACGTATGCGCTGA
- a CDS encoding sensor histidine kinase, protein MDRQSDQDRNHAIPIWQYPGVWTVLRDVLLGLILFGLILLFLSLGLIEGFLPAQGLYDNFFLKDWPVTLLALMVGIYALRRSRSHILLAGLLADTRRDLDAYKNRYYKIFDNIRDIYCEIRFDGTVVEVSPAIVNFTGYSREEFIGQKIHRFYKDPSQKDIMVRQLLACGELRDFELDFCTRWGSVYTGSLNCILESDQHGNPVRIYGTMRDVTQWRKAARLLEESEQKYRGIFENIQDVYYETDLDGKLLEISPAIERASLFQRDELIGNLFFSYCQNPEEVRSGLFRQVKEQGLIKDVELQLKDRDGRIREFSVNAEQVHDEDGHPLRIIGSMRDISDRKRVEDALRRSRDELEERVAERTEELLRTNQKLLREIEDRKRVEAELLKREETFRALTENSTDIIIRFANDLTLVFANSAVNRISGLVPREIRGKGLHEVQFEEGLCQLMGKQLPLVFEGGVARDFTFTCPNPQGGRVYDWRLIPEWSSEGTVASVLCTGRDITRLKSAENRIKILTQELIRAQENERQKIARDLHDHIAQDLATLKIMSQNLFDTWEDVPHTLRVKADILNRTLGNSIQAVRDLAYDLRPPTLDALGLVRTLFVYCEDVSSKYGIVVDFSSAGLDALDLNFDTEINLYRLLQEALSNVRKHARAHRVTVRLVASHPHIILRIEDDGMGFLPDERMGEAAREKRMGLRSMEERVALLGGKMKIQSSPGAGTRIHILVAMRLKEGQELLSLPDSAAGDNKEYG, encoded by the coding sequence ATGGACCGGCAATCCGATCAGGACAGAAACCACGCCATTCCCATCTGGCAGTACCCCGGTGTCTGGACGGTGCTGCGGGATGTTCTTCTGGGCCTTATTCTCTTTGGACTGATACTGCTTTTTCTGAGTCTGGGTCTCATAGAGGGTTTTTTGCCTGCTCAGGGTCTGTATGATAATTTTTTCCTGAAAGACTGGCCTGTAACGCTTCTGGCTCTGATGGTGGGAATCTATGCATTGCGCCGAAGCCGCAGCCACATTCTGCTGGCAGGCCTGCTCGCGGATACTCGCAGGGACTTAGATGCTTATAAAAACCGTTATTATAAAATTTTCGATAATATCCGGGATATTTATTGTGAAATCCGTTTTGATGGAACGGTTGTTGAGGTAAGCCCGGCTATTGTGAACTTTACGGGATACAGCCGAGAAGAATTTATCGGCCAGAAAATACATCGTTTTTATAAAGACCCTTCCCAAAAAGATATTATGGTTCGTCAGCTTCTGGCCTGTGGGGAACTGAGGGATTTTGAGCTGGATTTCTGTACCCGCTGGGGTAGTGTTTATACGGGCTCACTGAACTGCATACTTGAAAGCGACCAGCACGGAAATCCCGTACGGATTTATGGTACCATGCGGGATGTAACCCAGTGGCGCAAAGCGGCCAGACTTCTGGAAGAAAGCGAGCAGAAGTACCGGGGGATCTTTGAAAATATTCAGGATGTTTATTATGAAACGGACCTGGACGGCAAGCTGCTGGAAATAAGCCCTGCCATTGAAAGAGCGTCACTCTTTCAACGGGACGAGCTGATAGGAAATCTTTTTTTTTCGTATTGTCAGAATCCGGAAGAGGTCCGCAGCGGATTGTTCCGGCAGGTGAAGGAGCAGGGGCTGATTAAGGATGTTGAGCTGCAGTTGAAAGACAGGGATGGGAGAATACGTGAGTTTTCCGTGAATGCTGAACAGGTTCATGATGAAGACGGCCATCCTTTGCGAATCATTGGCTCCATGCGGGATATCAGTGACAGGAAACGGGTGGAAGATGCCCTGCGCAGATCCCGGGATGAACTGGAAGAGCGGGTGGCAGAGCGTACGGAAGAGCTGCTGCGAACCAACCAGAAACTTTTACGGGAAATAGAAGACCGTAAACGGGTGGAAGCCGAGCTGCTTAAAAGAGAGGAAACCTTCCGGGCTCTCACGGAAAACTCCACGGATATTATCATTCGTTTTGCCAATGATCTTACCCTTGTTTTTGCCAACAGCGCTGTGAATCGTATTTCTGGCCTGGTTCCCCGGGAAATTAGGGGAAAAGGTTTGCATGAGGTTCAGTTTGAAGAAGGTCTCTGCCAGCTCATGGGCAAACAGTTACCCCTTGTGTTTGAAGGAGGGGTTGCCCGTGATTTTACCTTTACCTGCCCCAATCCTCAGGGTGGCAGGGTATATGACTGGCGTCTTATTCCTGAGTGGTCCAGTGAAGGAACGGTAGCCAGTGTCTTGTGTACAGGCAGAGATATTACCCGGCTCAAGTCGGCGGAAAACAGGATCAAAATTCTGACCCAGGAATTGATCCGGGCACAGGAAAATGAACGGCAAAAAATAGCCAGGGATCTCCATGACCATATTGCCCAGGATCTTGCCACCCTTAAAATTATGTCCCAGAATCTTTTTGATACATGGGAAGATGTGCCCCATACACTTCGTGTGAAAGCTGATATACTAAACCGGACTCTGGGTAACTCCATACAGGCGGTACGGGATCTTGCCTATGATCTGCGGCCTCCCACTCTGGATGCCCTCGGACTTGTCCGTACTCTTTTTGTCTATTGCGAAGATGTCAGCAGTAAATATGGCATTGTGGTGGATTTTTCTTCGGCAGGTCTGGATGCGCTGGATCTTAATTTTGATACGGAAATCAATCTCTACAGACTGTTGCAGGAGGCTTTGAGCAATGTTCGGAAACATGCCCGTGCCCATCGTGTCACTGTGCGGCTTGTAGCTTCCCATCCCCATATTATTCTCCGTATAGAAGATGATGGCATGGGGTTTCTGCCCGATGAACGTATGGGAGAGGCTGCAAGGGAAAAACGTATGGGACTCAGGAGTATGGAGGAAAGGGTAGCCCTGTTGGGAGGTAAAATGAAGATCCAGTCTTCTCCCGGTGCCGGAACCAGAATCCATATTCTGGTAGCCATGCGCCTGAAGGAAGGGCAGGAGCTGTTGTCCTTGCCTGACAGTGCTGCCGGTGATAATAAGGAATATGGATAG
- a CDS encoding DUF2760 domain-containing protein, whose product MKPYVKPARRIFWLALLFFVPVCALVGWLAAWLPPERYPLPSYLDDLRPVLPHAGAFAGVICAVIFRGLCTLALRNQAAQSSVSISAKTASAVKTGSPQKAERAEDAGQKKARDERTFLYLMSALQKEARLLDFFAEDLDLYEDDQIGAAVRPVHEGARKVLARYLDLGVVMEDEEGSRVTIPKGFDPSRIKLVGRVAGDPPFQGTIRHRGWRAKGIRMPVFSDGRGEDVLMPSEVEIV is encoded by the coding sequence GTGAAACCGTATGTAAAACCTGCAAGACGTATTTTCTGGCTGGCTCTTTTGTTTTTTGTTCCCGTATGTGCCCTTGTCGGCTGGCTTGCCGCCTGGCTGCCCCCTGAACGGTACCCGTTACCTTCCTATTTGGATGACCTGAGGCCGGTTCTGCCCCACGCGGGTGCCTTTGCTGGCGTTATCTGTGCGGTTATTTTCCGGGGACTTTGCACGCTGGCATTACGAAATCAGGCTGCCCAGTCTTCCGTATCCATATCTGCCAAAACTGCCAGTGCGGTAAAAACGGGGAGTCCCCAAAAAGCGGAACGTGCGGAGGATGCTGGGCAGAAAAAAGCCAGAGATGAACGAACCTTTCTCTACCTCATGTCTGCTCTGCAGAAAGAAGCAAGACTACTGGATTTTTTTGCAGAAGATCTGGATCTCTATGAAGACGACCAGATTGGTGCGGCCGTTCGGCCAGTGCATGAAGGCGCCCGCAAGGTGCTGGCCCGTTATCTGGATCTGGGTGTTGTGATGGAGGATGAAGAGGGCAGCAGGGTAACCATTCCTAAAGGTTTTGATCCATCCCGTATTAAACTGGTTGGCAGGGTGGCAGGCGATCCTCCTTTTCAAGGTACCATACGCCACAGGGGCTGGCGTGCTAAGGGGATCCGTATGCCCGTGTTCAGTGATGGCCGGGGTGAAGATGTGCTGATGCCCTCAGAAGTGGAAATTGTCTGA
- the galU gene encoding UTP--glucose-1-phosphate uridylyltransferase GalU, producing the protein MINKCLFPAAGYGTRFLPATKAMPKEMMPIVNKPLMEYGVEEALQAGIADMCVVTGRGKNAILDHFDMNFELEHQIAGTNREALLADIRFILDHANFSYVRQREMKGLGHAILTGRSLVGENPFAVVLADDLCIAPEQGVLSQMVGLYRQFRCSIVAVEEVPESETHKYGIISGKTLSERIVKVEDMVEKPDLGTAPGNLAIIGRYILTPDIFDILEQTEPGKNGEIQLTDALRHQASTGCVIAYRFKGRRFDCGAVEGFMAATNFCYENIYKNCG; encoded by the coding sequence GTGATCAATAAATGTCTGTTTCCTGCTGCCGGCTATGGTACACGGTTTCTGCCTGCAACCAAAGCAATGCCCAAGGAAATGATGCCTATAGTAAACAAACCCCTGATGGAATATGGGGTGGAAGAAGCTTTGCAGGCAGGTATAGCAGACATGTGCGTGGTAACAGGTCGCGGTAAGAATGCCATATTGGATCACTTTGATATGAATTTTGAACTGGAGCACCAGATAGCCGGTACCAACAGGGAAGCACTGCTGGCAGATATCCGCTTCATACTGGACCATGCAAATTTCAGTTATGTGCGGCAGAGGGAAATGAAAGGCCTTGGCCATGCAATCCTTACGGGGCGTTCTCTTGTGGGAGAAAATCCCTTTGCTGTAGTACTTGCCGATGATCTCTGTATAGCTCCTGAGCAGGGGGTATTGAGCCAGATGGTTGGTCTTTACCGTCAGTTTCGCTGTTCCATTGTTGCTGTAGAAGAAGTACCTGAAAGCGAAACTCATAAATACGGGATTATCTCTGGCAAAACCTTAAGTGAACGTATTGTCAAGGTTGAGGATATGGTCGAAAAACCTGATTTGGGAACCGCCCCCGGTAATCTGGCCATCATTGGCCGCTATATCCTCACTCCAGATATTTTTGACATTCTTGAACAAACAGAACCAGGAAAAAACGGAGAAATACAGCTTACGGATGCATTACGCCATCAGGCTTCAACGGGTTGTGTCATTGCTTATAGATTTAAGGGGAGACGATTTGATTGCGGTGCGGTGGAGGGTTTTATGGCAGCAACTAATTTTTGTTATGAAAATATTTACAAAAACTGTGGCTGA